Genomic DNA from Chlorogloeopsis sp. ULAP01:
ATTTTCCCAATCTATAGCTGGGATGTCAGCATCATTTGGTACTGAAACAGTAGGTGCGATCGCTGATAATAACTTATATTTTTGATGAGCGTTGCCGAAATCTGAGGATAAAATCAAATCGGGTTTGAGCATCAAAATTTTTTCTAATGAAGGCTGCAATGAGTCCCCGACATTCTTAGTTCCTTTAACCTCTTCAAAAGATACACCAAAAAGACCTTCTTTTCCTCCGCTATTGTAGGATGTAAAACCGATGGGCTTGATACCGAGAGCAATCAAGGGATCGAGTGTTTCGCGAGGAGCTAATGCAATGATACGCTGTGGTTTAAATGGAACACAGGTTTCGCCAAGTTTGTGCTGGATGACTCGACACTCAACAGCAGGCTTCCAGGAGAGATGAGGTGTTTGGATGACAGGATGGTAACAAGCTGTAATTACAAGTAAAGAAAAAGCCATTAGTAAAAATGGCTTAATTAGACGGTATGACTGTTTTTTCATCACGCTCGTTTTTTCGGTTGCAGATAAAATCAAACTGTTTGGGGCATGATGTTGAACTGATGCTTAATCTGACTGCCCAAAAGTTAGAATGTCCAACCAATTGAGCCAATGATTGTAAACGGCGCACCCCTCTGAACGAACCTTCCGGCGGAATAGCTGACATAGTCTATATCAAACAAGTTGCGAATGTTAATCGCTGCATTAAACCCATCTCGACGATAGTAAAGTGCTGCATCGGTGCGTAAGTAACTGGGTAGTTCAAATGAATTTGCCAGATCGCCCTGTCGCTCGCCAATATAAAATAATCCTAAACCAAACCCTAAGCCTCTTAAATTGCCTTTCTGAATTTCATAAGTTGTCCAAAGGCTGGCTTGATTAAATGGTACACTCTCCAATTGATTGCCAACAGGAATAGCGTTATCTTTGGTGACTTCTGCATCGGTATAGGCATAAGAGGCAATAATTTTCCAACCGGGCAAAATCTCACCTGCAACATCCAACTCAATTCCTTGACTCCTAACTTCTCCAGTCTGAATAGAGAAGCTAGGATCGTTGGGATCGGGAGTAGTCACATTTGTTTTGGTGATATGATAAGCGGCTAGGGTTGCCGAAAGCTTTCGGTCTAAAAAGTCTGTTTTTACACCAACTTCATATTGAGTTCCCCTGCTTGGTTCAAATCCTCTCCCATCTGGATTTTTTAAATATCCAGGGCTTAGTTTGAAGGAGCGACTGTAGCTAGCGTAGAGAGAAACAGTGTCACTGGGTTGATACACTAAGCCAATCCGGGGGCTGAAGGCACCATTATCTTCTACTTGCTCATCAATATCATTATTTAGTATTTCATACTCAGAAGATACCCAATCATAGCGGCCACCAATTAGTAGCTTCAAGTTATCGCTAAAAGCAATTTGATCTTGAAGGTAGAATCCGTAATTTTTACTCCAATCATCAGCTGCAAAACCTGGTAAATATTCAGGTTTCGGAATATCGTAGTTTGGGTTAAAAATATCTAAATCAGGTACTGTGGTGGCACCATCAGATCGAAATCCACCTTCAAGGTAGTTGACATCAAAGCCTGCTAAAAGTTGGTGAGAAATTGATCCAGTATTAAACTTTCCAAGCAAGTCAATCTGCCCAAAATAGTTGTCTGCATAAGAGCTAGATTCTTCAGCAAATGCGTCTGTTAAAATGCGCTCATCAACGACTGTGCCAAAAATAACTCGATTTAGAACCCTCTGATTCAGAACAATTGCCAGATTATTACGAATTTGCCAATTTTCACTAAATCTGTGGTTTAAAGTGTAGCCAATTCTGTTGGTTGTGATATCTGATAAGACTAAATCAGGATAAGCAGGATAAAAACTTCGAGGTGGTAAGCTGCCATCGCTAAGTAACGGAACTTCAAATTGTGGTGCATCTGCAAAATATCTAACATATTCATAAGATAAATTCAGATCTGTCCGATCTCCTAATTTCAGGGTAATTGAAGGTGCAATTGTAGTTGTATTTGAGTTAAAGAAATCCTGATAACTTCCAGCACCCCGATAGCTGGCGATAAATCTATACAACACATTGCCATCTGTTGTTAATGGGCCAGAAAAGTCGATACTTGGTTGGTAGAAACCATAGTTACCTGCTTCAAATGCGACATTATAAAAAGGTGTACTTAGGGGCTTCTTGGTGACAATATTAATAACTCCACCAGGTTCCTGAGTGCTGAATAGAACTGAGGCTGGGCCTTTAAGTACTTCTACCTGCTCAATTGTCCCAATTGATGACACGGAATAGTAATCATAATCTCGAAAACCGTTTCGTAAACTTCCTGAATCAAATGAATTAAATCCTCTGATGATGTTAGCTCCACCAGGCGCGCCATAATTGCTTGAACCATCAAGAACACCACTAACGGTTTCCACTGCCTCAAACACTGTTTGGGCATTGCGATCGCGCAATACTTCCTGGGGTACAATCTGAATCGACTGGGGGATATCCCGAATCGGTGTATCCGTCAGTGTCGCAGTACTCGCATTCGGCACCCGATATCCATCTTGCTCACCCGTCACCACCAACTCAATCGGTTCATCTTCTTGCTGCGCCGCCGGTTTCTCTAACCCCACCCCTTCCCCTCCCCTTTGTAAGGGGAGGGGTGCTGCAGGTGGGGTGGGGTTTTGTGCCGTTGTCTGTGAAGTTATTCCAAAAACCAGCCCGACATTATCATCAAATAACTCAACTGTGGGCAAAGCTTTCTCACCTATCACTGTCACTCGAACAATATTTGCATCAACATTCGCAACTGTTATCTCGGTAATTCCCGCAATGGGTTTCTCGGAGCGAAAGGTGAAAGCCTCTCCCGATGGTAAACGCAATTGCCCGCCAGATATCTCTGCAATAAAATTATTACCTGTACTGCGATTTGTGACTTGTAGTTGCTCTCCAAGAGTTGTCTGTAAAATCACCTCTACACCTTTGTCTGTGGGATTTGCTTTTACTCCCGTGATTGGTACAACACCCCCCTTCCGTCCCCCCTTGGTAAGGGGGGAAACAGGGGGGTTAGTTGGTGATTGAGAAAGTAAATCTTTGACGCTAGTAGCAGGAAACTCGGTTTCACTGACTCTTTTAATTCTCGTTACAATTGTGTTCTGCTTTTTTCCTAATTCTAATGCTTGCACAGGTTGAGCAAATGTAGCAGTGATGATTCCTACTGTACTCACCACCAACCAAAGATAAACGTTGAGCGATCGCCAACTTTTCATACCACTCCCCACACAATTAACAATATTATTTATTGCGTATATTTCTTAATTGCAATAAACCAGAGTGTAGAAGAGTACAGTTAGCCAAGTCTATCCTCAAACGGCATCACAGTCCCGATACGGACTTTTTACCCAACAAACATTCTCTGGGCGTAATGCCATATCTGCGCTTAAAGGCTGCGGCAAAGTGTCCAAGGTGAGTATAACCCACCAGATTTGCAACCTCGGCAACTGTCATATTAGTTCCGCGCAAAAATTGCTCGGCTTTCTCCATCCGCATCTGAGTGAGATAACCGAATACAGTTGTGCCAAATAACTCTCGAAATCCTCGGCGGAGAGTTCTATCACTCACCCCCACCAATGCAGCTAATTCTATTAACGAGGGAGGATTTTCTAAGCGAGAAAGAATAATTTGTTTAGCGTGATGAATCCGGGCAATGGTATCCGATTTTAATGGTGATGCTTGAGGAAAATCTCCACCTGTAAGGATAGGAGATATTTGTAAAGCGGTTAACTCCAATACTTTCGCTTGTAAATAAATTCGTTTTGTAATTCCTTGATAGGGACAATTAAATATTTGTTGTGTCAAAAATCTCACTGATGGAGTCATTTCTGGATAAATTAGGGTTTGCCAATCATTCTCCTTTGCTAATAACTTTAACTCTGGCGGAATCCCTCCACCTTTACCAGGGAAAAAAGTTGCTAATAAATCGGGGGACATCTCAATATCAATGCCAACCATCCGAAAAGATTGAAAAGACTTTACCTTCATCTTCCGTTGAATTCCACCCCCAGAAATAAACGTATTTTTTTCCCCAATCCATCCACAATCATCATCTTTCATGATCCCAGAAAGCAATACACCAAATTGCAAGGGATGATTTGAACTTGGACGTTTGAGCACATAATCATCGCGTAACTCACAATCAATAATCGTCAGCCAAAGTTCGGGATGTAGTTCAATCTCTTTACGATAGCCACTTCCTAAGAAACTAGGCATTTCTGAATAGGATTCAAACGGTTCTATAAATGAAGGTTGCAGACTATTCTGTGCTGCCTCATCCCAAAGTTCCTCATCTTCGTGTGGTGTGAGTGTGATCGTCATCGCTGGTGCTTGCTAGCTTTAGATTTAATGATACTATTTCTCAATTAAAACTGGAAGACTCCTTTGATGTATTGATAACTGTTGGCTGATTTTAGGTAACGTATAATTAATTTCTGGAATGTATCGCTTGTGCCTGCAGTTCGGAAATTGGTACGAGTTTGGTCGTAAAAGGCTAAAGTTGCATGAATGCGATCGCTTCTGAGATAACTTTGCCTATCGTGCTTATCATTTGGAGTTATACACATACCCTGCCTTTGGTAAGCTACCGTGTATACACAAGTCTATTTTTCTCATTACCACGCTCTGCATGGTGATGAAAATTGGAAGGCTCTACCTGAAAAAGAGGCCAAGCCTCAATCATAGTTTCCCAGGCTGGAGCCTGGGAAAGAGAAAAAATGGGATTTGGGGTGATTAAATCATTTGTGTGTAAACCGTAGCTTTTTAAGGGGGCTAGGGGATCAGGCGAAATATTTAATACTTCTTCAGATATCTTCTTATATCAAGTTCGCATGATTAGTTATGATTACCACCTTGGTGTTACCCCTCCCTAACCCTCCCCTTACCAAGGGGAGGGTACCGTTAGCTGGGTGGGGTGCTTAAAGATTTATAAGTAATTAACTGAACTTGATATTAGACATAGTTTTAGTGTGTGTTGACTAGGTATTTGAAGAGGTCATCAATTACTGCATCAGTTCCCAGCATATTGCTTGCCGCCCATGACATAAAATCAACATAATAAACGTGATTTTCTTGAACAGCCTTAAGGGTTTTCCAAAGTGGCTTTTGTTGTTGTTTTTTAAGAAATTCATTGCCATTAATTGAAAAAGTTGTCACAAATAAAATATCACCATCTGCTTTTTTTAATTCCTCTAGAGAAATAGGAAAAGCTCCATAGGGTGCGTCAACATTCTGTGAGGCTGGACGTTGTAAAAGCACATCACTAATAATTGAGCCAGCATAAGAGTTTTTGGCATCAATGTTTATTTGGTTGCGCCCAATATATATAAAAGATATTTTTTTGTCTTGATAGCGATTACCTAAAGCTTGTTTTAGTTCTTCTATGCGCTGATAATAGTGTTGCCAAAGTGCTTTTTCAGTTTCTTGCTTTCCTAATACTTCAGCCACAAAACTCAGGTGTTTTTCCCAAGTTGAGTAATCAAGTTCACCTAAGACTGTAGGAGCAATTTTGGATAATAAAGGATAAATTGGTTTGAACCAATCTACACCTATAATTAAATCTGGTTTAAGTAGTAATGTTGCTTCTAAATTCGGTTGAGAAAGTCCGATGAGTTTTATTCCCTCTGTTTTTTCTTGAAGGTATGTCAAAGAGTTGTTTTCTATCTGAACTTCGTTGGTAGTACCGATGGGTTTAACACCAAGTGCCAATACATTGCCTAAAGTAGCTAAAGATAAAGTGACAACACGCTGAGGGTTAATAGGAACACAAGTTTTCCCCATTGTATGTTTAACCATGCGACATTGTGCGGCTGGTAATCTAGAGGGAGAGGATATATTTTGGGATGTGTGATGACTATAGGCTGTAACTAAAGTAAATCCGAAAATACCCAATATTAGCCAACGCAAAAAATATCGCATGATTTCTCAATTATTAAAACTGCCAGGAAACTGTTCCTAAAACCGTAAAAGGTTGCCCATAGTTAACACGAGTAGCACTAGATCCATTTTCAAAATAGCTTATGTCAAATAGGTTTCTAAAGTTGAGTCCTACTCTAAATCTATCTCGGTTATAGAAAATAGCTGCATCAGTCCGAAGATAGCTAGGTATATCATAAGTATTGTCCAAATCTCCAGCGCGATCGCCTACAAAAAACAAACCTAAACCAAAGCCTAAACCTTGTAATTCACCCATTTGAATTTCGTAGGTTGTCCATAAGTTAAAAGAATGATACGGGGTATTGGGCAATTGGTTTCCAACTTCAAAAGTATTATCTTCAGTAATGCGGGCATCGGTATAGGCGTAGCCTGCAAAAATATTCCATCCTGGCAAAATTTGACCCGTCAAACTCAGTTCAATACCTTGGCTATTTTGCTCACCAGTTTGGATTTGAAACCCTGGATTATCGGGGTCATCTGTTAAGACATTAGTACGAGTTAAATCATAGAATGCCAGTGTTGCTGAAAGGCGATCGCTTAAATCTGCTTTCACCCCAATCTCATACTGTCTACCGCGTTCTGGCTCAACGTTATTGTCCAGACTGCCGCCAAAAAGAAATACACCGCTGCCAGGAGTAAATGAACTGACATAGCTGGCATACAGCGAAATAGCAGGGATAGGTTGATAAACAATTCCAAACCGAGGGCTAAATGCACTATCAGACAAGTTGCTTTCTGTGTTAGCAGAGAAATCTTCCGATTTTTGATCAAAAGCATCAAATCTCACACCCAGTAGCACCTTGAAGTTATCTGTCAATGAAATTTGATCTTGCAAATAAATTCCTAATGAGTTGGTGAGTGTTGTGTTAATAAATTCATCACCAAGCTCACCTGGTAATTGACCGTAAACAGGATTGAAGATATCAAGTGGTGCAGCCGTAGCACTTCTAAAACTTGGCACTTTGTTCTCATAACTATTCAAATCAACCCCAAATAGTAGTTGATGCCCAATTGAACCAGTAGAAAACTTGCCAACAACATTTGTACTTAGATTATAAGACGTGCTTTCAAAGTCGAATTCTCGGTAGGAACGATTCAGGGTACGGCTATCTGCTTGCAATGCTCCGGGAAGCGTTCTTTTGTCACTGTAATCACGAAAATTGTAGAGAAAAGCACTACGTAATGACCAATTATCGCTAAATTTGTGTTCTAGTTGGTATCCCAGCCTTGTCAATGATGCGTTTATTTCATCGGATGGTTCACCAACGTTGCGATGACGGGGAATTTTACCATTGGGGTTAGATAGTACAGAGCCAACGACGGGTACGAAAGGTGTGAATCCAGAATCTCTTGTATAGATATAGTCTCCGTCTAAAGTCAAGTTAGTTCTTTCACTGATCGCCACACTGACGACAGGTGATATATTGAAGTGTTCACTATTGTAGAAATCAATAAAACTACCTGAATTTCTGTAGGCTGTATTGAAGCGATACAATACAGTTTTTGAGTCATTTAACGGCCCTGATAAGTCAATTGCACCCCTGTAGAAACTGTAGTTACCAACAGTTGCATCAATAGCATAAAAAGGTTCACTCAAAGGACGTTTAGTAATTATGTTGATGCTTCCACCTGGATTACCTAAACCAAATAACACAGACGCAGGCCCTTTGAGAACTTCGACTCGCTCAACACTGGAAAGTTCAACCACTTCCCCAGCCCCCGCGTCAACTTGTCCATTTCTGAGCAAGTTATTATTCAATGCCTCAAATCCACGAATTCTATAAGTAAGGGAAGGGCCAGAATTAAAATCTTGAGTGACACCGGGAACATTTCTGAGCGCATCATCTAAGCGGTTAATTTGTTGATCGCGCAAAACTTGTTGTGGTACTACCTGAATCGATTGAGGAATGTCACGCAAAGGTGTATCAGTTCTTGTTCCCGTTGTCGACTCTTGTACGCGATACCCATTTTGCTCTCCCGTCACCACCAACTCAATCGGCTCATCTTCCTGGGCTGTTGGTTCCTCTGGTTGTGGTAACCCCTCCCCTTCTCCTCCCCTTACCAAGGGGAGGGGTGCCGTAGGCGGGGTGGGGTTTTGCGTTGCTGTTGCAGCAGAAGTAATCTCAAAAACCAGCCCTACATTGTCATCAAATAACTCAACCGTTGGCAAAGCTTTCTCACCTACCACTGTCACGCGAACAGTATTTATATCAACATTTGTAACTACTATCTCAGTAATATCCGTAAGCGGTTTTTCTGAGCGAAATGTGAAAGCATCGCCCGATGGTAAACGCAACTGTGCGTTAGGAATATCAGCAATAAAATTATTACCCGTACTGCGATTTATGACTTGCAGTTGTTGCCCTTGATCTGTTTCTAAAATTACCTCCACACCCTTGTCGGTAGGATTGGCTTTCACTCCTGTGATTTGGATGAGTGCGGGTGCTGGGGTATTTGGCTGTTGAGCAAACAAATCTTCCACACGCTTAGAAACCTTCTCTAAATCTCTGACTCGACGGATGGGGATTTGCCTCTGTTGTAATCGTGCTGGTGTGGCAACAGTTGACGGCTCTGTGCGTTGGCATTCCGCGCCGCAGGTATCGCTTGCAACCACACTAGCATTCTCTGCCCATACCGCTTGTACACCCAGAACACAAAACATACTTGTTAGAAAAAGCGATCGCTGCCACAAATTCAACACTGCTCACACCAAAGTTGATATTAATTGTCAACAAACTTACTTAATTTCTTGGTGTGATTTGAAGACTTTTTTATCGCTAGAGGGATTTTTTTTTATCGCTGGAAGGATTTTTTCTGCTGCATTTGATATTGCTTTGGACAAAGACCAAATTTTTTCTTAAAGGCTGTGGCAAAGTAGCTATGGCTAACAAACCCAACCATGTTAGAAATTTCTGACACTTTCAAATCTCCAGTTTCTAGGAGTTCACGGGCTTGTTCTAGGCGATAGTGATGTAAATAATTAAAAGCGGTTGTGCCAAATACCTGACGAAATCCCTGTTTAAGCAAATAATCGTTTAAACCCACTGCCCTTGACAGTTCCATAAACGAAGGCGGATTATTCAATCGTTTTAGCAAAATATCTCTGGCATGGTAAATTCTTTCTACTACATCTGGCTTCAAAGTGTGTAGGTGGTTATTACCATCCTTTATTTCTATCTCCTGTGCAACCAACAGCCCCATTAACTCTAAAGCTTTACCTTCCAAATACAGGCGCTTGGCAATTCCCTGATAAGGACACTGGATAATTTGCTTTGCAACAGTTCGCATTGCAGGTGTTGCAGTTCCACAACGGCAGTAATACGTTTGATGAGATTGCCGAATCCACGGTTGCAGTGCCTGGGGTAATTGTCCTTCTGAATTGGCAGCAAAAGAATATAGTAGTTGAGGCTGCATATAGATACTTATCTCCAGAAAGGAGTTTTGATCTGAACAATAACTGGTTTGCTTTGGATCTAGTCCACTCCCCAGGAAACTATATTCACCTCCGCTAACAGTTCTGTATTTATCATGATGCTCCCCAGAAAAATGAAAGTGATACTCTAACAACTCATGTTCCTGTTCTGGCTGTATGATGACCATGCGAGTGCGCATTTGTACATTGCCAACGATCAACTCCAAGCCTTGACGCAACTCGATTCTTCGCCAGTAACCTTGTCCCAGTCGGCGCGGATATTTGTATACTACGTCCAACTTATCATCTGGATCTGGGTGTTGGGAAGGTTCCACCATCTCATGAAATAGTTCATCAAAGGCTTGCTGGGAAAGGGTGATTGTCATAGCGATCGCTTGAGAGAGATCAAAATTTTAACTCTTAATAAGAAATTATCTTATTAAAATTAGTTGGTTTGGGTGTTGGCGAAGTCTCTCTGGAGGAGAATTGCTTCTGTGGTTTATGAGTCTTTTTAAGAATTGCTCTCGTCTATTAATCTTTTAAGTTAACTTATAGTTAGTCAGCTAATTAAAATGATTCAAGACTGTGGTTACGTTACGCCCCTTTGTCAATCGCCAAGCTTTAGAACAACTTGCCAATATTTTTCCAGAATTAGATCTAGCTTCTGTAGAGAGTTGTCTAGCTTTTCTTGCTACTACTATTGATGTTTATGCAGCTTTAGACGTTCACTTTGCTCGCTATGGTCTTTCGATGGGAAAATTTACTTTACTAATGCAGTTGTTTGTCGTTGACGAAAAGGGGTTAACACCATCCGAATGTGCAGAACGTGCAGGTGTAACAAGAGCAACTATCACGGGACTTTTAGATGGATTAGAACGAGATGGATTAGTTAAACGTCAGCCTTACCCAGATGATCGGCGGATGTTGAGCGTGCAATTAACGGACAAAGGACGGCAACTACTGTCTCAAATGTTACCAGATCATTTTTGCCGTACCACTGGTTTAATGGCGAATCTGACTGACAAAGAGAAAAAGACGTTGATTGAACTATTGGCGAAGTTAAAGTCTGGAACTCCTGCAATGCTTGAACCGTAACTAAATTAGCTTATTTATTGCCAAAGAGTCTAGCTTATTGTAAATTTTAATTAGGTACCTAACTATAAGCCAACTAATTATAACTAGCAAAATAAAATCACTATGAACAAGCTAAGTGTCAAGCAAAAAAATTGGTTGCTGTCCTTTCATGTTGCCTTTGGAGGAATTTGGTTTGGAACAGCTTTATGTATGATTGCGATCGCTTTAAGCAACCGCAACACTCTCAACGGAGATGAGTTGTATGCGATCAACTCAGTTTTAAAACTGCTAGATGACTTTGTGATTATCCCTGCTGCTAATCTGGCATTATTAACAGGTGGGCTGCTCTGCTGGTTGACAATTTGGGGGTTTTTCAAACACTACTGGGTAATTGTGAAGTGGGTGGCGACTGTAACACTCAT
This window encodes:
- a CDS encoding AraC family transcriptional regulator, translating into MTITLSQQAFDELFHEMVEPSQHPDPDDKLDVVYKYPRRLGQGYWRRIELRQGLELIVGNVQMRTRMVIIQPEQEHELLEYHFHFSGEHHDKYRTVSGGEYSFLGSGLDPKQTSYCSDQNSFLEISIYMQPQLLYSFAANSEGQLPQALQPWIRQSHQTYYCRCGTATPAMRTVAKQIIQCPYQGIAKRLYLEGKALELMGLLVAQEIEIKDGNNHLHTLKPDVVERIYHARDILLKRLNNPPSFMELSRAVGLNDYLLKQGFRQVFGTTAFNYLHHYRLEQARELLETGDLKVSEISNMVGFVSHSYFATAFKKKFGLCPKQYQMQQKKSFQR
- a CDS encoding iron-siderophore ABC transporter substrate-binding protein, giving the protein MRYFLRWLILGIFGFTLVTAYSHHTSQNISSPSRLPAAQCRMVKHTMGKTCVPINPQRVVTLSLATLGNVLALGVKPIGTTNEVQIENNSLTYLQEKTEGIKLIGLSQPNLEATLLLKPDLIIGVDWFKPIYPLLSKIAPTVLGELDYSTWEKHLSFVAEVLGKQETEKALWQHYYQRIEELKQALGNRYQDKKISFIYIGRNQINIDAKNSYAGSIISDVLLQRPASQNVDAPYGAFPISLEELKKADGDILFVTTFSINGNEFLKKQQQKPLWKTLKAVQENHVYYVDFMSWAASNMLGTDAVIDDLFKYLVNTH
- a CDS encoding TonB-dependent receptor; protein product: MLNLWQRSLFLTSMFCVLGVQAVWAENASVVASDTCGAECQRTEPSTVATPARLQQRQIPIRRVRDLEKVSKRVEDLFAQQPNTPAPALIQITGVKANPTDKGVEVILETDQGQQLQVINRSTGNNFIADIPNAQLRLPSGDAFTFRSEKPLTDITEIVVTNVDINTVRVTVVGEKALPTVELFDDNVGLVFEITSAATATQNPTPPTAPLPLVRGGEGEGLPQPEEPTAQEDEPIELVVTGEQNGYRVQESTTGTRTDTPLRDIPQSIQVVPQQVLRDQQINRLDDALRNVPGVTQDFNSGPSLTYRIRGFEALNNNLLRNGQVDAGAGEVVELSSVERVEVLKGPASVLFGLGNPGGSINIITKRPLSEPFYAIDATVGNYSFYRGAIDLSGPLNDSKTVLYRFNTAYRNSGSFIDFYNSEHFNISPVVSVAISERTNLTLDGDYIYTRDSGFTPFVPVVGSVLSNPNGKIPRHRNVGEPSDEINASLTRLGYQLEHKFSDNWSLRSAFLYNFRDYSDKRTLPGALQADSRTLNRSYREFDFESTSYNLSTNVVGKFSTGSIGHQLLFGVDLNSYENKVPSFRSATAAPLDIFNPVYGQLPGELGDEFINTTLTNSLGIYLQDQISLTDNFKVLLGVRFDAFDQKSEDFSANTESNLSDSAFSPRFGIVYQPIPAISLYASYVSSFTPGSGVFLFGGSLDNNVEPERGRQYEIGVKADLSDRLSATLAFYDLTRTNVLTDDPDNPGFQIQTGEQNSQGIELSLTGQILPGWNIFAGYAYTDARITEDNTFEVGNQLPNTPYHSFNLWTTYEIQMGELQGLGFGLGLFFVGDRAGDLDNTYDIPSYLRTDAAIFYNRDRFRVGLNFRNLFDISYFENGSSATRVNYGQPFTVLGTVSWQF
- a CDS encoding iron-siderophore ABC transporter substrate-binding protein, which gives rise to MKKQSYRLIKPFLLMAFSLLVITACYHPVIQTPHLSWKPAVECRVIQHKLGETCVPFKPQRIIALAPRETLDPLIALGIKPIGFTSYNSGGKEGLFGVSFEEVKGTKNVGDSLQPSLEKILMLKPDLILSSDFGNAHQKYKLLSAIAPTVSVPNDADIPAIDWENKAYFKENLRYIAKLIGQETKAEEVLNKYQKRTEELKKRLGNQLQQIEVSVLFYGEGYIWTMDKSATVSHVLTDIGLRHKFVPRGEWNLSIETINEYDADVLFIVDVDERSPSFYFQNPMFSALKVVKNNRAYIVSQENWRGFGISGANKILDDLFKYLPEGG
- a CDS encoding AraC family transcriptional regulator; amino-acid sequence: MTITLTPHEDEELWDEAAQNSLQPSFIEPFESYSEMPSFLGSGYRKEIELHPELWLTIIDCELRDDYVLKRPSSNHPLQFGVLLSGIMKDDDCGWIGEKNTFISGGGIQRKMKVKSFQSFRMVGIDIEMSPDLLATFFPGKGGGIPPELKLLAKENDWQTLIYPEMTPSVRFLTQQIFNCPYQGITKRIYLQAKVLELTALQISPILTGGDFPQASPLKSDTIARIHHAKQIILSRLENPPSLIELAALVGVSDRTLRRGFRELFGTTVFGYLTQMRMEKAEQFLRGTNMTVAEVANLVGYTHLGHFAAAFKRRYGITPRECLLGKKSVSGL
- a CDS encoding MarR family transcriptional regulator, with translation MVTLRPFVNRQALEQLANIFPELDLASVESCLAFLATTIDVYAALDVHFARYGLSMGKFTLLMQLFVVDEKGLTPSECAERAGVTRATITGLLDGLERDGLVKRQPYPDDRRMLSVQLTDKGRQLLSQMLPDHFCRTTGLMANLTDKEKKTLIELLAKLKSGTPAMLEP
- a CDS encoding TonB-dependent siderophore receptor; the encoded protein is MKSWRSLNVYLWLVVSTVGIITATFAQPVQALELGKKQNTIVTRIKRVSETEFPATSVKDLLSQSPTNPPVSPLTKGGRKGGVVPITGVKANPTDKGVEVILQTTLGEQLQVTNRSTGNNFIAEISGGQLRLPSGEAFTFRSEKPIAGITEITVANVDANIVRVTVIGEKALPTVELFDDNVGLVFGITSQTTAQNPTPPAAPLPLQRGGEGVGLEKPAAQQEDEPIELVVTGEQDGYRVPNASTATLTDTPIRDIPQSIQIVPQEVLRDRNAQTVFEAVETVSGVLDGSSNYGAPGGANIIRGFNSFDSGSLRNGFRDYDYYSVSSIGTIEQVEVLKGPASVLFSTQEPGGVINIVTKKPLSTPFYNVAFEAGNYGFYQPSIDFSGPLTTDGNVLYRFIASYRGAGSYQDFFNSNTTTIAPSITLKLGDRTDLNLSYEYVRYFADAPQFEVPLLSDGSLPPRSFYPAYPDLVLSDITTNRIGYTLNHRFSENWQIRNNLAIVLNQRVLNRVIFGTVVDERILTDAFAEESSSYADNYFGQIDLLGKFNTGSISHQLLAGFDVNYLEGGFRSDGATTVPDLDIFNPNYDIPKPEYLPGFAADDWSKNYGFYLQDQIAFSDNLKLLIGGRYDWVSSEYEILNNDIDEQVEDNGAFSPRIGLVYQPSDTVSLYASYSRSFKLSPGYLKNPDGRGFEPSRGTQYEVGVKTDFLDRKLSATLAAYHITKTNVTTPDPNDPSFSIQTGEVRSQGIELDVAGEILPGWKIIASYAYTDAEVTKDNAIPVGNQLESVPFNQASLWTTYEIQKGNLRGLGFGLGLFYIGERQGDLANSFELPSYLRTDAALYYRRDGFNAAINIRNLFDIDYVSYSAGRFVQRGAPFTIIGSIGWTF